The DNA segment ATGCTGTCGCCGATCCTGCTGCTGCTGGGCGCGCCCGTGACGCTGGCGCTGCGCGCCCTGCCGGTCGCGCCGCGCGGCAGGAAGGGGCCGCGCGAGCTGCTGCTGATGCTGCTGCACAGCCGGTACATGAAGGTCGTCACGCATCCGGCGTTCACGATCCCGCTGTTCATCGCCAGCCTCTACGGCCTGTACTTCACCCCGCTGTTCGACTTCCTGATGGGTTCGACGGTCGGGCACCTGGCGATGATGGTCCACTTCCTGGCGGTCGGCCTGTTCTTCTTCTGGCCGATCATGGGCATCGATCCGGGCCCGCACCGGCCCGGCTATGTGATGCGGATGCTGGAGCTGTTCGCCGGTATGCCGTTCCACGCCTTCTTCGGGATCGCCCTCATGATGGCGTCCTCGCCGATGGTCGAGGTGTACAAGAATCCTCCGGCGTCGCTCGGCATCGACGCGCTGTCCGACCAGAGCGCGGCGGGCGGCATCGCCTGGGCGTTCAGCGAGATCCCCTCGGTGCTGGTGCTGGTGGCCCTGGTGTTCCAGTGGTACCGCTCCGAGCAGCGGACGGCGAAGCGCTCGGACCGGGCGGCGGAGCGCGACGGGGACCAGGAGCTGCAGGCGTACAACGCGTATCTCGCGTCCTTGCAGGCGCGCGGACAGTAGCGGCGGACCCCTCTTCCGGGTGACGATGGCATCCACGGCCGCGCGGCCGACGAGGAGGGTGCGCGCATGTCCGGATCGACGAAGACGATGGGGATGCTCACCGCCGGTGCCCTGGTGGCGGTGACCGCCTACACGGTGGCGCTGGGGAGCAACGGCTGGCTCTGGTTCGGCTGGGTGCTCCTGGGCCTGATCACGATCGGCATGGCGGCGACACGCGAGACATAACGGGTCGGTGTTGCCGAGGATTTCCAGGTTGACACGCCGGAAGGCGGGGTCGAGCCGCCCGCAGGCACGCTCGACGGCCTCCCCCAGCCTGTCCATGTCCGCCAGGAAGGCCGACCGTCTGCCCCTGGGGAGGTCGGAGAGGCGCTGCGCGGCGGGGTCGTCCGCCAGGAGTACCGCGTACCCCGGCAGGAACTGGACGTCGCCGATCACGGCGAACCCGGCGGCCAGCCGCCGCAGCACCGTCGGGTTCTCGCCCCGGAGCGCGCTGCCGATCCGGTCCTGTCGCCATGTCTTGGTCATGGGCGAGGACTCTACGCCGCCGCGCGCCGGCAACTTCTGACGGCTGGCGGCTGGAGCGCTCCCATTCAGCCGCCCGCGCTCCCCGTGCGCACGGGTGCCGCGACGTCGCGCCGAAGTGAACCGGCGTATACGGCGACCGGGTCGCCGGGCCCCTCGGCGGACGGTCGGCCGTGCTCCGGAGCGGGTTCCGGGAGGCGGTACGGGGCCCGCGCGGGGCCTCCCGCACCGAGGCGCGCGCACTTGACGCGTACACGATCGCGTACGGCGACGGCACATGCGAACGCTCCGTCCGGGGCCGTACGGCCACCGCCTCACACACCACACCCGCCACTCCCCGTAGCCACCGGCACACGGACCACCCGCAGCCCCGCACAGGTCACACCCTGCCGCTTCGCCACCACCCGAGCGGCAGCCGGAGGGCGCACACCCCTCACGCTTCGTGATCACACGTACGCACCCACCCGGCCGCTCCGGCGGCCCCGCGCATGCAATCGCGAACGCTTCGGGCGAAGGCCGCACACCCCGTCGGCACGGTCGCTCCGCACCACCCCGGCCGCTCGTTACCGGGTCGTCAACAACGCTGCGCCACAAGTCCGTTCGACGTATGGCCGCGTTCACACCCCCGTAAGCCAGTTGCGCTTCAACCCTTGACAGGTGCCTGTCGCCACGCCACCTTGGGAGCGCTCCCACAATCAAGACTTGCACACTCCATCCCCTCCCTTCTCCCCCAACGCCGTTCAACAGCAAGGGTGTTACGGGGCGCAGCCGCGCACCCCGTGAGTGCCCCGCCGCACGGCAGAGGAAGGCACTTGTCATGAGCTTGGTGAAGCGTTGCAGACCCCGCCGCACCGGGGCGCTCCCCGTCCTCCTGGCCGGCACCCTCGCCCTTGCCGTCACCGGCCTGGCGGGCGGCCCCGCGTCCGCCGCGCCGGAGGACACCCTCCACGACCTCGCCACCGCCCAGGGCAGGTACTTCGGCTCAGCGACCGACAACCCGGAACTCCCCGACGCCGCCTACGCGGCGAAGCTCGGCTCCGAGTTCGGGCAGATCACGCCGGGCAACTCCATGAAGTGGGACACCGTCGAGCCCGTCCGGGGGCAGTTCGACTTCACCAAGGGCGACGTCGTCACCGACTTCGCCGCGCAGCACGGCCAGACCGTGCGCGGGCACACCCTGGTCTGGCACAGCCAGCTGCCCGGCTGGGTGGGCGCCCTGCCGTCCGCGCAGGTGGAGACGGCCATGACCGACCACATCACCGCGGAGGCCACCCACTACCGCGGCAAGGTCTCGGCCTGGGACGTGGTGAACGAGCCGTTCAACGAGGACGGGACCTTCCGCACCAGCCCGTTCTACAACGCGATGGGCAAGGACTTCATCGCCAAGGCCCTGCGCGCGGCGCACGCCGCCGACCCGGACGCCGAGCTCTACATCAACGACTACAACATCGAGGGCAAGGGCGCGAAGAGCGACGCCATGTACGACCTCGTGAGCGAGCTGCTCGACGAGGGTGTGCCGCTCGACGGGGTCGGGATGCAGGCCCACCTGGCGATCCAGTACGGCTTCCCGTACCAGATGCAGGCGAACATGCAGCGGTTCGCCGACCTCGGGCTCGACGTGGCCGTCACCGAGCTCGATGTACGCATGCAGCTCCCGGCCGACGCCACCAAGCTCGCCACCCAGTCCTCCTACTACGCGCAGGTGGTCGACGCCTGTCTGGCCGTGCGGCGCTGCGTCGGGATCACCGTCTGGGACTACACCGACAAGTACTCCTGGGTGCCGAGCACCTTCCCCGGCGAGGGCGCGGCCAACCTGTACGACGACGACCTGGCGCCGAAGCCCGCCTACGCCGCCGTGCGCACCGCCCTGGGCGACGAGGACGGGGGCGGCGACGACGGCTCCACGCCCGGCACGCTGAAGGTCCAGTACCGCGCCAACGACAACGCTGCGGGCGACAACCAGATCAAGCCCGGTCTCCAACTCGTGAACACCGGCACCGCCCCGGTCGGCCTGCCGGCCGTCACCGTCCGCTACTGGTTCTCCGGCGACAACGGCGCCTCCACGTACGGCAGTTGGTGTGACTGGTCGCCGATCAACTGCTCCACGATCACCCACCGCGTGGTCGCCGCGAGCAACCCGAAGGCCGGCGCGGACCACTACCTGGAGGTCGGCTTCGCGAGCGGCAGCCTCGCCGCGGGTGCCTCGACCGGTGAGATGCAGCTGCGCCTGAGCAAGACGGACTGGTCGAACTTCGACGAGTCGGACGACTACAGCCACGGCACCGGCACCTCGTACGCGGACGCCTCGAAGATCACCGTGTACGTGGACGGCGACCTGGTCTGGGGCATCGAGCCCTGACCCCCCGGGGGCCCCGCTCACCCTTCCCCCACCGGCCCCCGCTCCCCCGCTCCATCCCTCCGCGCCGCATCACCGTCCCCACCGCTTGCCCCTCCCCTCCTCCCCTCCCCCATCGACGACACCCGCCACTGGAGGATTTGTGTCGATATCACGTAGAACGTTCAGCAGCGCCCTCGGCGGCAGCATGCTGGCCCTCGGTCTGGCGCAGGGCACCGCGGTCGCCGGGCCCGCCTCGGCACAGGCCGGCACCGCCACCGGCTCGCGGTCGGCCGCCGCCGCGGGCGACGACCCGTACACCCAGGCCTTCCTCACCCAGTACGGCAAGATCAAGGACGCCGCCAACGGCTACTTCAGCCCCGACGGCCTCCCGTACCACTCGGTCGAGACGCTGATGGTCGAGGCGCCGGACCACGGCCACCAGACCACGTCGGAGGCCGTCAGCTTCTGGATGTGGCTGGAGGCGGCGTACGGCCGGGTGACGGGTGACTGGGCGCCGTTCAACGCGGCCTGGGCGGTGGCGGAGAAGACCATCATCCCGCAGCACGCCGACCAGTCGACCAGCGACTCGTACAACCCCTCGGCGCCGGCGACCTTCGCGGCCGAACACCCGCTGCCGAGCGGCTACCCCTCCGCCATGAACGGCAACGTCCCGGTGGGCAGCGACCCGCTCTCGGCCGAACTCGCCTCGTCCTACGGAACGATGGACGTCTACGGCATGCACTGGCTGATGGACCTGGACAACATCTACGGCTACGGCAACAAGCCGGGCACCGGTGGCCAGTCCGGGCCGGGCGCCGGCGCCTCCTTCATCAACACCTACCAGCGCGGCGCGCAGGAGTCGGTGTGGGAGACCGTGCCGCAGCCGACCACCGACCTCTTCAAGTACGGCGGTCCCAACGGGTATCTCGACCTGTTCGTCGGGGACTCCAGCTACGCCAAGCAGTGGAAGTACACCAACGCGCCGGACGCCGACGCCCGCGCGGTGCAGGCTGCCTACTGGGCGTACCGCTGGGCCTCGGAGCAGGGCAAGGAGAGCCAGGTCGCGGCCTCGGTGGCGAAGGCCGCCAAGATGGGCGACTACCTGCGCTACGCCATGTTCGACAAGTACTTCAAGCGGATCGGCGACTGCACCGACCCGAACTCGTGCCCGGCCGCCTCCGGCCGCGACTCCCAGCACTACCTGCTGTCCTGGTACTACGCCTGGGGCGGGTCCGCCGCGGGCAGCGGCGGCGGCTGGGCCTGGCGCATCGGTGACAGCGCCTCGCACCAGGGCTACCAGAACCCGCTCGCCGCGTGGGCGCTGTCCAACGTGCCCTCGCTCACCCCCAAGTCGGCGACGGCCCGGTCGGACTGGTCCAAGAGCCTGACCCGGCAGCTGGAGTTCCTGACCTGGCTCCAGTCCAGCGAGGGCGCGCTCGCGGGCGGCTGCACCAACAGCTGGGAGGGCAGCTACAGCGCGCCCCCGGCCGGCACGCCCACCTTCTACGGGATGGCGTACGACTGGCAGCCGGTCTACCACGACCCGGCGAGCAACAACTGGTTCGGCTTCCAGGCCTGGGGCATGGAGCGCGTCGCCGCGTACTACTACGTGACCGGCAACGCGGCCGCCGAGGCCGTCCTGTCCAAGTGGGTCGCCTGGGCGTCCAGTGAGACGACCATCGGCGCCGACGGCAGCTTCCGCTTCCCGTCCACGCTGAACTGGACGGGTCAGCCGGACACCTGGAACGCCTCCTCGCCCGGTGACAACGCCGGTCTGCACGTATCGGTGGTGGACTACGCCAACGACGTCGGCGTGGGCGCCGCGTACGTCAAGACGCTCACCTACTACGCCGCCAAGTCGGGTGACGAGGACGCGGCGGCGCTGGCGAAGGCGCTGCTCGACGCGATGGCGCTGAACACCACGGACAAGGGCATCTCGGTGCCGGAGACCCGGCTGGACTACAACCGGTTCGACGACGAGGTGTACATCCCGTCCGGCTGGTCGGGCACCATGCCCAACGGCGACCCGATCCGGCCCGGTTCGACCTTCATCTCCATCCGCAGCTGGTACAAGGACGACCCGGACTGGCCGAAGGTGCAGGCGTACCTGGACGGCGGGGACGCGCCCGTCTTCACGTACCACCGCTTCTGGGCGCAGGCGGCGCTCGCGCTGGCCTTCGCGATCTACGCGGAGCTGCTGGTGGAGGGCGGCGGCGGTGAGCCGGGCGGCGACACCGAGCCGCCGACCGCGCCGGGCGGCCTCACGGTGACCGCGACGACCAAGGACAGCGTGTCGCTCTCCTGGTCGGCGTCCACCGACAACGTCGGCGTGACCGGCTACGACGTGTACCGCAACGGCGTGCTCGCGGGCAACGCCACCGGGCGCACGTTCACCGACTCCGGGCTCGCCGCCGCCACCGAGTACACCTACGCGGTGGCGGCGCGGGACGCGGGCGGCAACACCTCGGCGCTGTCGGACGCGGTCCTCGCCACCACCAAGTCCGGCGGCTCGACCGGCACCGGCGCGGTGAAGGTGCAGTACAAGAACAACGACTCCTCCGCGACCGACAACCAGATCCGGATGGGCCTCCAGGTCGTGAACACCGGCAGCGCGCCGGTCGACCTGTCCACGGTGAAGGTCCGGTACTGGTTCACCGCCGACGGCGGACCGAGCACCTTCGGCACCTACTGCGACTACGCCGCGCTCGGCTCGTCCAACATCTCGCACACGGTGGTCGCCGTCTCCGGTTCGAAGACGGGTGCCGACCGCTGCCTGGAGGTCGGGTTCACCGGCGGCGCGGGCACGCTGGCCGCCGGCGCCTCCACCGGTGAGATCCAGCTGCGCCTCAACAAGAGCGACTGGTCCAACTTCAACGAGGCCGACGACTACAGCCGCTCGACCAACACCTCGTACGCCGACTCCACGAAGGTCGGGGCGTATGTCGCCGGCTCGCTGGCCTGGGGCGTCGAGCCGTAACCGTACCCACCCTCTGACCGGTCCCCCGGCCGGTCACCCCACCACTCCCGATGGCGGGCCCGACACCGACCCCGCAGAGCCCGCCATCGGGCAGCACCCCCTGAAACCGTCCGCGGGAATCCTCCGCGGGCGTACGAGAGGAGCACGGAGCCGCAATGAGTACCAGAGGCACCATCAAGCAAGGGCTACGCCGGAGGCTCGCCGCAGTCTCCGCGATGGCCATGGGCGCCGCCCTGGCGGTGGCCCTCCCCGCCACCGCCGACGCGGCCGTGGCGCGGGTGGACAACCCGTATGTGGGTGCCACCCCGTACGTGAACCCGGACTGGTCCGCCCTCGCGGCGGCCGAGCCGGGCGGTGACGCCATCGCCGACACGCCGTCCTTCGTCTGGATGGACCGTATCGCCGCCATCACCGGCACCGACGGGAAGAGGGGGCTCCGCGACCACCTGGACACGGCTCTCGCCCAGGGCGCCGACCTGTTCCAGGTCGTCATCTACGACCTGCCGGGCCGCGACTGCGCCGCCCTGGCCTCCCACGGCGAGCTCGGCCCCACCGAGCTCGACCGTTACAAGGACGAATACATCGACCCGATCTCCGAGATCCTCGCGGACCCGGCCTACTCCAGCTTGCGCATTGTCGCCATCATCGAGCCCGACTCGCTGCCCAACATCGTGACCAACGCGGGCGGCACGGCCGGTTCGACCGAGGACTGCGCGACGATGAAGGCGAATGGCAACTACGAGAAGGGTGTCGGCTACGCCCTGCACACCCTGGGTGCCATTCCCAACGTCTACAACTACATCGACGCCGCCCACCACGGCTGGCTGGGCTGGGACAGCAACATGGCCCCGGCCGGCCTGGAGTTCAAGAAGGCCGCGACCTCCGAGGGCGCCACCGTCGACGACGTCGCCGGCTTCATTGTGAACACGGCCAACTACTCGGCTCTCAAGGAGCCGAACTTCAAGATCACCGACTCGGTGAACGGCACCACGGTGCGCCAGTCGAAGTGGATCGACTGGAACTACTACACCGACGAGCTGACGTTCGCCCAGGCGCTGCGCACCCAGCTGGTCGGGCAGGGCTTCAACTCCAACATCGGCATGCTGATCGACACCGCCCGCAACGGCTGGGGCGGCGCCGACCGGCCCACCTCCGCGGGCCCGCTGACCAGCGTGGACGCCTACGTGGACGGCGGCCGTGTGGACCGGCGCATCCACGCCGGCAACTGGTGCAACCAGAGCGGTGCCGGCATCGGTGAGCGGCCGACCGCCGCCCCCGAGCCCGGGATCGACGCCTACGTGTGGGCGAAGCCCCCGGGGGAGTCGGACGGCAACAGCGAGCCCGAGGAGAACGACGAGGGCAAGGGCTGGGACCGGATGTGCGACCCGACCTACGAGGGCAACGGGCGCAACGGCAACAGCATGTCCGGCGCGCTGCCCAACGCCCCGGTCGCCGGTCACTGGTTCTCCGCGCAGTTCCAGGAGCTGCTGCGCAACGCCTACCCGCCCATCGACGGCGGTGACGACGGCGGCAACAACGGCGGTGACGACGACACCCAGGCGCCGACCGCGCCGACCGGTCTGACGTCCACGGCGAAGACCAGCTCCAGCGTCTCGCTGTCCTGGACCGCGTCCAGCGACGACACCGCGGTGACCGGCTACGACGTGTACCGGGGCAGCACCAAGGTGGGCACGGCCACCACGACCTCGTACACCGACACGGGTCTGTCGGCCTCGACCGCCTACAGCTACACGGTCAAGGCGCGGGACGCGGCCGGTAACGTCTCGGCGGCCTCCTCGGCCCTGTCCGTCACCACCTCCGAGGGTGGCGGCACCGGGACGGGCGCCCTGAAGGTCCAGTACAAGAACAACGACTCCTCCGCGACCGACAACCAGATCCGGATGGGCCTCCAGCTGGTCAACACCGGCAGCACGGCGGTGGACCTGTCCACGGTCAAGCTGCGCTACTGGTTCACCCCGGAGTCCGGCTCCGCCACCTTCGGCACCTCCTGCGACTGGGCGGTCCTGGGCTGCGGGAAGCTGAGCCTGGCGGTGAAGCAGAACGGTTCGGCGGCCGGTGCCAGCCACTACCTGGAGGTCTCCTTCGGCAGCGGCACCCTCGCGGCCGGCGCCTCCACCGGCGAGATGCAGCTGCGTCTCAACAAGAGCGACTGGTCCAACTTCAACGAGGCGGACGACTACAGCCGCTCGACGGCCACCAGCTACGCGGACTCGTCGAAGATCGGCGCGTACGTGGGCGGTGCGCTCACCTGGGGCACCGCGCCCTGAGCGGTGACCGGATGATCCGGTGACCCCGTCCGGCCCCGCCACCCCGTGGCGGGGCCGGACTTCTTTCCGCACACCGAGCCTTCGCACACCGAGCCTCATCACGCACAAATGAGCGACGGGTTTTTGTTATGGTCACCGGCCGGGCCGCATCTCCCAGGTGTGCGTGAAGCCAGAACAGGACTCCGGAAGAGTGAGCACGGCATGGGCCAGGACCGCGAACGGGCGTTGATCGAAGCGGCGCGGGCCGGGGACCCCGGCGCCAGGGACCAGCTCGTCGCGTCCTGTCTGCCGCTGCTCTACAACGTCGTCGGGCGTGCGCTCAACGGCCACGCGGACGTCGACGACGTGGTGCAGGAGACGGTCCTGCGGATGCTGCGGGCGCTGCCCGGCCTGCGCGATCCGGCGAGCTTCCGCTCCTGGCTGGTGGCCATCGCGATGAACGAGATACGCGGGCACTGGCGGGACCGGCAGTCCGCCGCGGTACCCGTGGAGCCCCTGGCCGGCGGGCAGGACAGGGTCGATCCGGGCGCCGACTTCGTGGACGTGACCATTCTCCGGCTCGGCCTGTCCGGGCAGCGCCGCCAGGTCGCCGAGGCGACCCGCTGGGTGGACGAGGACGACCGGGCGCTGCTGTCGCTGTGGTGGCTGGAGGCGGCCGGCGAGCTGAGCCGGGCCGAGGTGGCCGCCGCGCTGAACCTCTCCCCCGAGCACACGGCGGTCCGGGTGCAGCGGATGAAGGCCCAGCTGGACACCGCGCGGGTGGTGGTGGGCGCGCTCGCCGCACGGCCCCGGTGCGTGCTGCTCGACGACATGCTGGCCGGGTGGGACGGGGCGCCGTCGCCGCTGTGGCGCAAGCGCATCGCCCGGCACGCCCGCGGCTGCACCGTCTGCTCGGGGTTCGGTACGGGTCTGGTGCCGGCCGAGGGGCTGCTGGTGGGCCTGGCGCTGGTGCCCCTCGCGGGCGTGGCCGCCGCCGGCCGGTCGCCACGCCTCACGGAGACCGGCGCCGCCACGCCCCTGGCCGCGTCCGCCCGGCCGGGCCGGGCCGCGCTGCGCCGGACGCAGGCCCGGCGCCGGCGGCGCAACGCCGTGGTCGCGTCGGTCCTGGCGGTGGGCGTGCTGGGCGCCGGGGGCGCGGCCGTGCATCTGTCGACGGGCGACGACGGGGACGAGGAGGTGTCCGTGGCCGCCGCGCCCGAGTCCTCCGCCCCGGCCGCGACCTCGGCGACGGGCAAGGCGTCCGCCACGGCGGCGTCCTCCCCCTCCGCCTCGCCGTCCGCCCGCGCGAGCGCGAGCCCGAGCGCCACGAAGGCGAAGCCCAAGGCGTCACCGAGGAAGTCCGCCCCCGCGAGCAGGCGCCCCTCGGCGACGGCGTCCGCCCCGGCGAACCGGCCGCCGGCCCCGGACCGCTCCTCGCCCGGCCCCGCATCGGAGGCGGAGCAGGTCCTGGCCCTGGTCAACACCGAACGGGCCAGGGAGGGCTGTGGCCCGGTCACCGGCAACGCGCAGCTGACGACCGCCGCGCAGCGGCACTCCGAGGACATGGCCGCGCGGGACTACTTCTCGCACACCTCGCAGGACGGTTCCGGTCCGGGCGACCGGATCACCGACGCCGGCTACCGGTGGAGCACCTACGGAGAGAACATAGCCAAGGGCCAGCGCACACCCGCCGCCGTGATGGACTCCTGGATGAACAGCCCCGGCCACCGCGCGAACATCCTGAACTGCTCGTTCAAGGAACTGGGCGTGGGTGTGGAGGACAGCCCCGGCGGCATCGTGTGGACCCAGGACTTCGGCACGGGCCAGTGACGCGCGGACGGGCCCCCGGGTTCCCGGATCGCCGACGCCGAAAGCGGATTCGCGGGCGGTGAACGCCCCTGGTCCGCCGGTGCGGCCGCGTCTAGCGTGCCTGGCATGACCAACAGGGGACACGCGTGGGTGCTGGGAGCGACGGGGCAGATGGGGCGCGCCGCGGTGCGCGCGCTGGTGGCGGACGGCTGGAAGGTGACGGCGGCCTCGCGCGGCGGGGGCCGCGTCGAGGGGTGGGACGGCGGGGTGCGGACGGTCGCCCTGGACCGTGACGAGGAGGGCGCGCTCGCGGCGGCGCTCGGTCCGGGCTGCGACGTGCTGGTGGACCTGGTGGCGTACGGGAGGCCGCACGCCCGGCAGCTGACCGGCCTCGCGGACCGGATCGGGTCGGCGGTGGTCGTCTCCAGCGGGGCGGTGTACGCGGACGAGCGGGGCCGCAGTTTCGATACGCAGGGCGAGCCGGACGGGGCACCCCGCTATCCGCTGCCGATCCCGGAGTCGCTGAGCACGGTGGAGCCGGGCGACGACACCTATGCGACGCGCAAGATCTGCCTGGAGCGCGATCTGCTCGCGGCCGGTGACACCCTCCCGGTCACGCTGCTGCGGGCGGGCGCGGTGCACGGACCGCACTGCCGCACCCCGCGCGAGCTGTACTTCGTCAAGCGGGCGCTGGACGGCCGGCCCCGGCGGGTGCTGGCGTACGGCGGGGCCTCGCGCTTCCATCCGCTGCACACGTCGAACGCGGCCGAGCTGATCCGGCTGGCCGCCGCCCGGCCCGGCTCGCGCGTGCTGAACGCCGCCGATCCGCAGGCGCCGACGGTCGCGGAGATCGGCGAGGCGGTGGACGCGGTGCTGGGCCGGTCCACGGAGACGGTGCTGGTCGCGGGCGCCCCGCCCGCGGAGGGCGTCGGCGCGACGCCCTGGAGCGCGCCGCACTCCATCGTCTACGACATGTCGGCCGCCGCACGGGAACTCGGCTACCGCCCGGTGACGGACTACGCCGACTCGCTGCCGGAGACCGTCGACTGGCTGGCCTCCCGCCTGTCGGACCGCGCCTGGCAGGACGCGTTCCCGGCGATGCTGCGCACGTACGGCACGGTGCTGTTCGACTACGAGGCGGAGGACGCCTGGCTGGCGGAACACGATCGCAAACCCTGACCGGGCCGGGCGCTGCGGGCGCGGGCGACACGCCCGGTGGGTGCGGTGGGATTTCTCGCTCGACCGGCGTAGGCGTTCCCTCGTGCGAGCGACGGGCCGATTTGCGTTCCGTTGATGCGCGCCGGGCGGTTTCCCTCGCGACAGCGCTGGTACGGGCACGGCCGCGGCAGGGCGCGGGAGCGCGGGGAAGGGGGCCGCCCACCTGAACGGGCGATTCGGTTCGATATTCACATATGGCTGTTTCACCTCGGAAATCGGGCACGAGGTGCGTCAAGATCCCTGGGACGACAAGCCCCCGCCACCGCGGCGGGGCGGTCCGGGCGGACGCCGAGTCCTGCCGCCGTCCGGATGCCTGGTCGACAGGAGTGGATCGGCAGGAGTGGAGGACCCGAGCATCACGGGACCGCCGGAGCACACCGGTTGTCCCTCGGGGTGAAGCCGCCGCGCGCGGCCGGGCAACTTCGCCAGCCCGAACCCGACAGGCCATCCTTCACAGGCGGCTGACGAAGGGTTGCGCATGAGTGCGCAGGTTCATGTCCCGTCCCTGCTCGCCCGGGCCACCACGGCCTCGGTCATGACTCTCGCCGCGGTCGGCGGCACGCTGCTGGTCCCCGGTGCCGCCTCCGAGGCGCAGGCGGCCGGCCACGCCGCGAAGGCGCTGAAGGTCGCCGCGTCGAAGAAGGGAGCGCCCTACCGGTGGGGCGCGACCGGGCCCCACAGCTTCGACTGTTCCGGGCTGACGCTCTATTCGTTCAAGAAGGCCGGCAAGAAGCTCCCCCGCACGGCCCAGCAGCAGTACAACCGGACCAGGCACATCACGGCGTCCGAGCGGCAGCGGGGCGACCTGGTCTTCTTCCATTCCGGGCGCAGCGTCTACCACGTGGGCATCTACGCCGGGAGCGGGAAGATCTGGCACTCGCCGAAGACCGGGGCCGTGGTCCGGCTGGAGAAGATCTGGACCCGGAGCGTGTACTACGGGCGGGTCGCCTGACGCGGGCCCGCGGGCCGGGTGCGTACGGCGTCGGGGCCGGCCGGGGCGTGCCACGGCAGCGTCACCCAGACGGTCTTGCCGCCGTCGTCGGTGGGGGTGACCGTCACCCGGCCGCCGTACTCCTTGGCCAGCGCGCGGACGATGACCATGCCGCGTCCGTTGTCCTGCTGGACGGCGGCGGGCAGCCGCTGGGGCCTGCGGGGATGACTGTCCGTCACCCCGAGGCTCAGCAGTTCCTCGCGCTCCAGCAGCAGGTCGACGGTGAAGGTCGGCGACTGTCCGAAGGTGTGCAGCACGGCGTTGGTGGCCAGCTCCGAGAGGATGAGGCGGAGCGCGTCGGCGGCCTCCGCGTCCTCGGGCAGGCCCCAGTCCGTGAGCACGCGGGCCACGTACCGGCGGGCCGCGGAGACCGAAACCGGCTCGCTCGGCAGAGTGACACGTGCTTCCTGATGGTCTGCCATGGCGAGCCGTCCCTTTCCCACCCGGTACCGGCCCGGCGAGCGGACCGGTTGTGCTTCGCGCCAGATTGCCACCGATGCTGCCCTCCGTGGTGGCGATCCACCAAGATATGCATATATCTGTAACTCAAACCGGTGAACTCTCCCCGCCCGTCCCCGCGCGGGCGCGACACTGTCCCCTCGTCAGACAGCGGGAGGGAGCGTTCAGATGCAGCACGGTCCAGCGGTTCGGCGCCGCAAGCTCGGGGAGGAGCTGCGGAGTCTGCGCCACGCGTCGGGGCTCACGAGCCGGGAGGCCGCGCACCTGCTCGGCTGGCACCAGTCGAAGGTGAGCAG comes from the Streptomyces sp. NBC_00525 genome and includes:
- a CDS encoding glycoside hydrolase family 48 protein, whose protein sequence is MLALGLAQGTAVAGPASAQAGTATGSRSAAAAGDDPYTQAFLTQYGKIKDAANGYFSPDGLPYHSVETLMVEAPDHGHQTTSEAVSFWMWLEAAYGRVTGDWAPFNAAWAVAEKTIIPQHADQSTSDSYNPSAPATFAAEHPLPSGYPSAMNGNVPVGSDPLSAELASSYGTMDVYGMHWLMDLDNIYGYGNKPGTGGQSGPGAGASFINTYQRGAQESVWETVPQPTTDLFKYGGPNGYLDLFVGDSSYAKQWKYTNAPDADARAVQAAYWAYRWASEQGKESQVAASVAKAAKMGDYLRYAMFDKYFKRIGDCTDPNSCPAASGRDSQHYLLSWYYAWGGSAAGSGGGWAWRIGDSASHQGYQNPLAAWALSNVPSLTPKSATARSDWSKSLTRQLEFLTWLQSSEGALAGGCTNSWEGSYSAPPAGTPTFYGMAYDWQPVYHDPASNNWFGFQAWGMERVAAYYYVTGNAAAEAVLSKWVAWASSETTIGADGSFRFPSTLNWTGQPDTWNASSPGDNAGLHVSVVDYANDVGVGAAYVKTLTYYAAKSGDEDAAALAKALLDAMALNTTDKGISVPETRLDYNRFDDEVYIPSGWSGTMPNGDPIRPGSTFISIRSWYKDDPDWPKVQAYLDGGDAPVFTYHRFWAQAALALAFAIYAELLVEGGGGEPGGDTEPPTAPGGLTVTATTKDSVSLSWSASTDNVGVTGYDVYRNGVLAGNATGRTFTDSGLAAATEYTYAVAARDAGGNTSALSDAVLATTKSGGSTGTGAVKVQYKNNDSSATDNQIRMGLQVVNTGSAPVDLSTVKVRYWFTADGGPSTFGTYCDYAALGSSNISHTVVAVSGSKTGADRCLEVGFTGGAGTLAAGASTGEIQLRLNKSDWSNFNEADDYSRSTNTSYADSTKVGAYVAGSLAWGVEP
- a CDS encoding cytochrome c oxidase assembly protein; this translates as MDHSGHGMNMDLPPFTLGRGLQFSADPFFLTGCVLAVLLYGYAVLRLRRRGDAWPVGRTVLFMIGVLTIALVMCTRLNDYGMVMFSVHMVQHMVISMLSPILLLLGAPVTLALRALPVAPRGRKGPRELLLMLLHSRYMKVVTHPAFTIPLFIASLYGLYFTPLFDFLMGSTVGHLAMMVHFLAVGLFFFWPIMGIDPGPHRPGYVMRMLELFAGMPFHAFFGIALMMASSPMVEVYKNPPASLGIDALSDQSAAGGIAWAFSEIPSVLVLVALVFQWYRSEQRTAKRSDRAAERDGDQELQAYNAYLASLQARGQ
- a CDS encoding endo-1,4-beta-xylanase, producing the protein MSLVKRCRPRRTGALPVLLAGTLALAVTGLAGGPASAAPEDTLHDLATAQGRYFGSATDNPELPDAAYAAKLGSEFGQITPGNSMKWDTVEPVRGQFDFTKGDVVTDFAAQHGQTVRGHTLVWHSQLPGWVGALPSAQVETAMTDHITAEATHYRGKVSAWDVVNEPFNEDGTFRTSPFYNAMGKDFIAKALRAAHAADPDAELYINDYNIEGKGAKSDAMYDLVSELLDEGVPLDGVGMQAHLAIQYGFPYQMQANMQRFADLGLDVAVTELDVRMQLPADATKLATQSSYYAQVVDACLAVRRCVGITVWDYTDKYSWVPSTFPGEGAANLYDDDLAPKPAYAAVRTALGDEDGGGDDGSTPGTLKVQYRANDNAAGDNQIKPGLQLVNTGTAPVGLPAVTVRYWFSGDNGASTYGSWCDWSPINCSTITHRVVAASNPKAGADHYLEVGFASGSLAAGASTGEMQLRLSKTDWSNFDESDDYSHGTGTSYADASKITVYVDGDLVWGIEP